Proteins encoded in a region of the uncultured Paludibaculum sp. genome:
- a CDS encoding glycosyltransferase family 9 protein — protein sequence MPQRLILVVRLGAMGDILHALPAAAALKRSFPDCRLSWAVHPKWRELLESGGLADDLVLIDRRRLSSLTAAVKALRKVEFDTVVDFQGLIQSALVARTARSRGVYGFVKEQVRERLAASLYTTRVTAKTTHVVEKNLDLAAAAGARDRTVVFPLPAGRPESDLPDGPFVLAAPFAGWASKQWPLEHYAVLARRLLSELGLPLVLNGAPWQAETLRGVEMAKTHISSISGLIDATRRATAVVGVDSGPMHLAAALEKSGVALFGPTDPDRNGPYGKSLSVIRIPGAVTSYQRRKEIDASMRAIAPESVFEALATMVKL from the coding sequence ATGCCGCAGCGGCTCATTCTGGTGGTCCGGTTGGGCGCGATGGGCGATATCCTGCACGCCTTGCCTGCCGCCGCCGCCCTCAAACGTTCGTTTCCCGATTGCCGGCTGAGTTGGGCCGTGCATCCGAAATGGCGGGAGCTGCTGGAATCAGGCGGCTTAGCCGACGACTTGGTCCTAATCGACAGACGTCGTTTATCTTCTCTGACCGCCGCAGTGAAAGCCCTGCGGAAGGTCGAGTTCGACACGGTGGTCGATTTTCAGGGTCTGATTCAATCGGCTCTGGTCGCCCGCACCGCCCGCTCGCGCGGGGTGTACGGATTCGTCAAGGAGCAAGTTCGTGAGCGGCTGGCCGCAAGTCTTTACACCACAAGAGTTACGGCCAAAACAACACATGTCGTCGAGAAGAATCTCGACCTGGCGGCGGCTGCCGGTGCGCGCGACCGCACGGTGGTTTTCCCGCTACCGGCCGGCCGGCCGGAAAGCGACCTGCCCGATGGACCATTTGTCCTGGCTGCACCCTTCGCCGGTTGGGCGTCGAAGCAGTGGCCCCTGGAGCATTACGCGGTGCTCGCCCGGCGCCTGCTGTCGGAACTGGGCCTCCCCCTGGTCCTGAACGGCGCTCCGTGGCAGGCCGAAACCTTGCGCGGCGTTGAGATGGCGAAAACTCATATATCATCGATCTCAGGATTGATCGACGCCACCCGGCGGGCTACTGCAGTGGTGGGTGTCGACAGCGGCCCGATGCACTTGGCCGCGGCGCTGGAGAAGTCCGGCGTGGCCCTCTTTGGCCCCACCGACCCCGATCGCAATGGGCCGTACGGTAAGTCCTTATCGGTGATCCGGATACCGGGCGCCGTCACCAGCTATCAGCGGAGGAAAGAGATAGACGCCTCCATGCGGGCCATCGCCCCAGAGTCCGTCTTCGAGGCACTCGCTACAATGGTGAAGCTGTAA